A single Anopheles arabiensis isolate DONGOLA chromosome X, AaraD3, whole genome shotgun sequence DNA region contains:
- the LOC120906403 gene encoding ecdysone-induced protein 74EF-like — translation MGAASTGAESLECCNTAPPAASVPPPGSVASTPPLPPQQQQQQGIRAAAGTVQQPATVAVPPPPAMPTTLAGQPPSTVTPPSSHHHAHGTPRDEQHRKQQQQQQYRSQLDIENNNSQQMHQQQQQQQQPATTVLPTVQQNGGSHHLYVNPVQANGLNIELYLQQAFLDEHEYFNQLNNNNHSHHNNNNNNSVHIFGNQTKLAPLATAGTVSLYSEYTVDTPHTVDDSNLSGSCQCFFARYCKARRRSSSASTATACCHGGTGDGGKAPSGKAAKRALAPVKEQEQPKPKPPGPAGGGGAAARNRGAAGRGAGATDTDPLMRRPRRKKDASEQDLAAKLQQQQQQQQQPNANNGDTGRQQQQQQQQHQSKFRWSAVRPRLTVCAGARNKSESHYLNKLPKLPSSRYTSQKANIKKKKKKKKQMRHVRVHAKGHGMMKARIIVPGDFSVV, via the exons ATGGGAGCCGCCAGTACCGGGGCCGAATCGCTGGAGTGCTGCAATACCGCACCCCCCGCCGCCAGTGTGCCCCCGCCGGGCAGTGTCGCCTCCACTCCGCCGCTtccaccgcagcagcagcagcagcaagggatCCGAGCGGCGGCTGGTACCGTCCAGCAGCCGGCAACGGTGGCCGTACCACCACCCCCTGCGATGCCAACGACCCTAGCAGGGCAGCCACCGTCCACTGTCACGCCACCATCATCGCATCATCACGCACACGGGACGCCCCGGGACGAGCAGCaccgcaagcagcagcagcagcagcagtaccgctCCCAGCTTGACATcgagaacaacaacagccagcagatgcatcagcagcagcaacagcagcagcaaccggccACAACCGTGCTGCCCACGGTGCAGCAAAATGGCGGCAGCCACCATCTGTACGTCAATCCGGTGCAGGCGAACGGGCTGAACATCGAGCTGTACCTGCAGCAGGCGTTCCTGGACGAGCACGAGTACTTTAAtcagctcaacaacaacaaccacagccaccacaacaacaacaacaacaacagcgtcCACATCTTCGGCAACCAGACGAAGCTGGCCCCGCTCGCGACCGCCGGCACGGTGTCGCTCTACTCCGAGTACACGGTCGACACGCCGCACACGGTGGACGACTCGAACCTGTCCGGCTCGTGCCAGTGCTTCTTCGCCCGGTACTGCAAGGCGCGGCGCCGCTCGTCGTCCGCCTCCACCGCGACCGCCTGCTGCCATGGCGGAACCGGCGACGGGGGCAAGGCGCCGTCCGGCAAGGCGGCCAAGCGGGCCCTGGCGCCGGTgaaggagcaggagcagccgaaaccgaaaccaccCGGTCCCGCGGGCGGCGGTGGAGCTGCCGCCAGGAATCGGGGTGCGGCGGGGCGGGGCGCTGGCGCCACCGATACGGATCCGCTGATGAGGCGGCCGCGCCGCAAGAAGGACGCCAGCGAGCAGGACCTCGCGGCcaagctgcagcaacaacagcaacaacaacaacaaccgaacGCAAACAATGGCGACACTGggcgacaacaacaacaacagcagcagcaacaccaatcGAA GTTCCGCTGGTCCGCTGTGCGCCCACGGCTTACCGTGTGTGCTGGTGCGCGTAATAAAAGTGAAAGTCATTACCTAAATAAGCTGCCAAAGCTACCAAGTTCGCGATATACAAGCCAAAAGGCAaacatcaaaaaaaaaaaaaaaaagaaaaagcaaatgcGCCACGTACGGGTGCATGCGAAAGGGCACGGGATGATGAAAGCGCGCATCATCGTGCCCGGGGATTTCAGTGTAGTGTAG